In Luteipulveratus mongoliensis, the DNA window TGTCCGGGCGGTTGCCGGCGTCGGGCGCGCCGACCTCGTCCGTGCCGCTGAACGCCGCGTGGACAGCCGCGTTGACGGCGCCCAGCCGCTCGTCATCGGCGGCCAGCACCTCGACGGTGAAGTTCTCCGGTGGTTGGTGCGCGCGATGGGCGTCGAGGATGAGGCAGGGGCACTCCTCGATGGTCAGAGTCGCGCTCGCGCGGGCCGCCTCGAGCAGGCTCGGGGTCGTCTCGTGCACCCACTCGATGGCGCGGGGTACGTCGAGTTCGCGTTGGCGGGCGAGGACGGCTTCGACGTCGGCGGTCGTGATCTCGCTGCTGGCGCCGAGCCTGGGGCGCGCGTAGTACTGGAAACCGCTGGGGCTGTTGCGGATGAACAGCGTGAACGGCCCGACTTCCTCGGTGGTCGCACGCGGGCGAGGGGCGGCGTCGTAATAGGTCTCGAGAGTCTCCAGCACGGCGCCACTGTGCTGGATAGCGGCACCGTCAGCAACCGCTTTGCCGGCCAGCGTCATGCAGATCGCGACACATGGGTCGCGATCCGCATGACGCCAGCTGTCCACTGCCCTCGTCGATCGTGTGGGCGATCCACAGCGGGCAGCTGCTCGATTGCGTGTTGCTGACTCGCCGGCGTGAGGTCAGCACATGACGCAGCGCGTAACGTCCAGACGGTTGGCTCGTGGCGACATCGCTAGGGCTCTGGCCGACCAGCACGGTGGCGTCGTTCATCGAGCCGATCTACGTACTGGGGGCATCACCCGTGACGACGTTCGAGCTGAGGTGAGAGCAGGGCGCTGGTCAACTGCCGGTCGGCACACGGTGGTGCTTGATGGTGAGAAGCCGCGGGACGAAGGTCGCCTCTGGTGGGCAGTCTGGGAGAGCGGTTCCGGTGCTGTGCTCGACGGTGTTTCAGCCTTGCTCGCCAAGGATCTGACCGGCTTCGAACCAGAGACCATCGACGTCTCTGTGCCACGGCCGTCTCGGGCGTATCGATGTGATGGCGTTCGGCTGCATCGACCGCGAGCTGTTCAGCGCGCTGCTGGAGTGGGCATACCGCGGGTCGGCCTCGAACTCGCCACGATCCATGCAGCGCAGTGGGCACGTTCGGACAGGCAGGCGGCCCTCCTGCTGTGCTTGCCGATCCAGCAGAGGCGGCATGAGACCTGGTGAACGGGGTCAGGCGAGCCAGGTGCCGTCGCGCATCAGGTCGCGGCCCGCGAGCTCATCGACCTCACGCCAGGCCTGGATGCGCTGCGGCGTGACTCGGAAGAAGCGGTAGCCACGCAGAGTGCGCGGCTCGAATCCCGTGTGCGCCGCGAAGGCGTCACCCACCTCGGTCGGCAGGTCAGCTACCTCGATCGTCTCGGAGACACCCTCGACCAGCACGACATCCCGCGTCGCCCCGATGCCGAGCCGCACCTGCTGTGACGCGTCGAGGTTTCGGCCGGTGGCGCTCCGGGCCGGCGTGGCGAGCAGCACGGTCGCGCCGTCCCACAGGTACGACAGCGGCACGAGGTAGGGGCCTTCATCGCCGGCCGTCGCGATCCACGCATCGACGTCCTTCTCGAGCCGGGCGAGCGTGTCCTGCTTGCGCTGCTCGAACGTCCGCGGTGCGGGATCGGTCATGGCTTCCTCCTGAGGTCCACGGTGTGTGTCATCACCCTGACGGAAGCCGACCGAACGATGTGACCAGTTCGGCTCAGAGCCGCTCGACGACGTACTCGATGCACGCAGTCAGCGCCGAGATGTCGTCCGGCTCGATGGCCGGGAACATCGCGATCCGCAGCTGGTTGCGCCCGAGCTTGCGGTAGGGCTCGGTGTCGACGACACCGTTGGCGCGCAGCACCTGCGCCAGTCGCGCCGCATCGACCGACTTGTCGAAGTCGATCGTCCCGACAACCAGTGACCGCTCGCTCGGCTCGGTGACGAACGGCGTGGCGTACGACGTCCGCTCGGCCCACGAGTAGAGCCGGCTGCTGCTCTCGGTCGTCCGCGACACCGTCCACGGCAGGCCGCCCTGGTCGTTCATCCAGCGCAGCTGGTCGGCCAGCATGGCGAGTGTCGCTACAGCAGGGGTGTTGAGCGTCTGGTCCTGTCGGGAGTTCTCGATCGCAGTGCGCAGGTCGAAAAATGCTGGTATCCAACGAGATTCGGCCAACTGCATCGCTCGGTCGATAGCTGCGGGGGAGAAGATCGCGAGCCAGAGCCCGCCATCGGCGGCGAAGTTCTTCTGCGGTCCGAAGAAGTAGACGTCGGCCTCCGCGACATCCACCGGCAGCCCACCGGCGCCGGACGTCGCGTCGATGACGACGAGGGCATCGTCGTCGGAGCCGCGCACTCGGTGGACCTGCGCCATCGCACCTGTGGAGGTCTCGTTGTGCGGCCAGGCGTAGACGTCCACACCCGCCTCGGCACTCGCGGTCGCGATCGTGCCGGGCTCAGCTGACCGGATCGACGGCTCGGCCAGGAACGGTGCCGCGGCCGTCGCAGCGGCGAACTTGGCCGAGAACTCCCCGAAGACCAGGTGCTGGGCCTTCTCGCGGATCAGCCCG includes these proteins:
- a CDS encoding GNAT family N-acetyltransferase; this translates as MLETLETYYDAAPRPRATTEEVGPFTLFIRNSPSGFQYYARPRLGASSEITTADVEAVLARQRELDVPRAIEWVHETTPSLLEAARASATLTIEECPCLILDAHRAHQPPENFTVEVLAADDERLGAVNAAVHAAFSGTDEVGAPDAGNRPDMIRDGLLSQVGVFDSDGQAVGGGGHGPRGSITELAGIAVLPRARRHGLGSAVTSALVTDALGRGLETIFLSAASMDAARIYETVGFRRTATACIAEAS
- a CDS encoding pyridoxamine 5'-phosphate oxidase family protein, with product MTDPAPRTFEQRKQDTLARLEKDVDAWIATAGDEGPYLVPLSYLWDGATVLLATPARSATGRNLDASQQVRLGIGATRDVVLVEGVSETIEVADLPTEVGDAFAAHTGFEPRTLRGYRFFRVTPQRIQAWREVDELAGRDLMRDGTWLA
- the serC gene encoding phosphoserine transaminase, encoding MSEIVLPQELLPADGRFGSGPSKIRPAQVELLGSIGRSVLGTSHRQAPVRGLVREVREGLTSLFALPQDYEVVLGLGGASAFWDIATFGLIREKAQHLVFGEFSAKFAAATAAAPFLAEPSIRSAEPGTIATASAEAGVDVYAWPHNETSTGAMAQVHRVRGSDDDALVVIDATSGAGGLPVDVAEADVYFFGPQKNFAADGGLWLAIFSPAAIDRAMQLAESRWIPAFFDLRTAIENSRQDQTLNTPAVATLAMLADQLRWMNDQGGLPWTVSRTTESSSRLYSWAERTSYATPFVTEPSERSLVVGTIDFDKSVDAARLAQVLRANGVVDTEPYRKLGRNQLRIAMFPAIEPDDISALTACIEYVVERL